One part of the Muntiacus reevesi chromosome 18, mMunRee1.1, whole genome shotgun sequence genome encodes these proteins:
- the LOC136149191 gene encoding myosin-8 translates to MSASSDAEMAVFGEAAPYLRKSEKERIEAQNKPFDAKTSVFVAEPKESYVKSIIQSKEGGKVTVKTERGATLTVREDQVYPMNPPKYDKIEDMAMMTHLHEPGVLYNLKERYAAWMIYTYSGLFCVTVNPYKWLPVYNPEVVTAYRGKKRQEAPPHIFSISDNAYQFMLTDRENQSILITGESGAGKTVNTKRVIQYFATIAVTGEKKKEEPGKMQGTLEDQIISANPLLEAFGNAKTVRNDNSSRFGKFIRIHFGTTGKLASADIETYLLEKSRVTFQLKAERSYHIFYQITSNKKPDLIEMLLITTNPYDYAFVSQGEITVPSIDDQEELMATDSAIDILGFTSEEKVSIYKLTGAVMHYGNMKFKQKQREEQAEPDGTEVADKAAYLQSLNSADLLKALCYPRVKVGNEYVTKGQTVQQVYNAVGALAKAVYEKMFLWMVTRINQQLDTKQPRQYFIGVLDIAGFEIFDFNSLEQLCINFTNEKLQQFFNHHMFVLEQEEYKKEGIEWEFIDFGMDLAACIELIEKPLGIFSILEEECMFPKATDTSFKNKLYDQHLGKSANFQKPKVVKGKAEAHFSLIHYAGTVDYNIAGWLDKNKDPLNDTVVGLYQKSSMKTLASLFSTYASAEADSGAKKGAKKKGSSFQTVSALFRENLNKLMTNLRSTHPHFVRCIIPNETKTPGAMEHELVLHQLRCNGVLEGIRICRKGFPSRILYGDFKQRYKVLNASAIPDGQFIDSKKASEKLLASIDIDHTQYKFGHTKVFFKAGLLGLLEEMRDEKLAQIITRTQAVCRGFLMRVEYQKMLQRREALFCIQYNVRAFMNVKHWPWMKLFFKIKPLLKSAETEKEMATMKEEFQKTKDELAKSEAKRKELEEKMVTLLKEKNDLQLQVQSEADALADAEERCEQLIKNKIQLEAKIKEVTERAEDEEEMNAELTAKKRKLEDECSELKKDIDDLELTLAKVEKEKHATENKVKNLTEEMAGLDEVIAKLTKEKKALQEAHQQTLDDLQAEEDKVNTLNKAKAKLEQQVDDLEGSLEQEKKLRMDLERAKRKLEGDLKLAQESIVDIENDKQQLDEKLKKKEFEISNLLSKIEDEQAVEIQLQKKIKELQARIEELEEEIEAERASRAKAEKQRSDLSRELEEISERLEEAGGATSAQIEMNKKREAEFQKMRRDLEEATLQHEATAAALRKKHADSVAELGEQIDNLQRVKQKLEKEKSEMKMEIDDLSSNAETIAKAKGNLEKMCRTLEDQVSELKTKEEEQQRLINDLTAQRARLQTEAGEYSRQLDEKDALVSQLSRTKQASTQQIEELKRQLEEETKAKNALAHALQSSRHDCDLLREQYEEEQEGKAELQRALSKANSEVAQWRTKYETDAIQRTEELEEAKKKLAQRLQEAEEHVEAVNAKCASLEKTKQRLQNEVEDLMLDVERSNAACAALDKKQRNFDKVLSEWKQKYEETQAELEASQKESRSLSTELFKVKNAYEESLDQLETLKRENKNLQQEISDLTEQIAEGGKQIHELEKIKKQVEQEKCEIQAALEEAEASLEHEEGKILRIQLELNQVKSEVDRKIAEKDEEIEQLKRNHIRVVETMQSTLDAEIRSRNDALRVKKKMEGDLNEMEIQLNHANRLAAESLRNYRNTQGILKDTQLHLDDALRGQEDLKEQLAIVERRANLLQAEIEELRATLEQTERSRKIAEQELLDASERVQLLHTQNTSLINTKKKLENDVSQLQSEVEEVIQESRNAEEKAKKAITDAAMMAEELKKEQDTSAHLERMKKNLEQTVKDLQHRLDEAEQLALKGGKKQIQKLEARVRELEGEVESEQKRNAEAIKGLRKHERRVKELTYQTEEDRKNVLRLQDLVDKLQAKVKSYKRQAEEAEEQSNTNLAKLRKLQHELEEAEERADIAESQVNKLRVKSREIHTKVSAE, encoded by the exons ATCGTgagaaccagtccatcctgatcAC CGGAGAATCTGGGGCAGGAAAGACTGTGAACACGAAGCGTGTCATCCAGTACTTTGCAACAATTGCAGTCACTGGggagaagaagaaggaggaaCCTGGCAAAATGCAG GGGACTCTGGAGGATCAGATCATCAGTGCCAATCCCCTGCTGGAGGCCTTTGGCAACGCCAAGACCGTGAGGAATGACAACTCCTCTCGCTTT GGTAAATTCATCAGGATCCACTTCGGGACCACAGGGAAACTGGCTTCTGCTGATATTGAAACAT ATCTTCTAGAAAAGTCTAGAGTTACTTTCCAGTTGAAGGCAGAAAGAAGCTACCATATTTTTTATCAGATCACTTCCAATAAGAAGCCAGATCTGATTG AAATGCTCCTGATCACCACCAACCCATATGATTACGCCTTTGTCAGTCAAGGGGAGATCACAGTCCCTAGCATTGATGACCAAGAAGAGCTGATGGCCACTGAT AGCGCCATAGACATCCTGGGCTTTACTTCTGAGGAGAAAGTGTCCATCTACAAGCTCACAGGGGCAGTAATGCACTATGGGAACATGAAATTCAAGCAAAAGCAGCGTGAGGAGCAAGCAGAGCCAGATGGCACTGAAG TGGCTGACAAGGCTGCCTACCTCCAGAGTCTGAACTCTGCTGACTTGCTCAAAGCTCTCTGCTACCCCAGGGTCAAGGTCGGCAATGAGTATGTCACCAAAGGCCAGACTGTGCAGCAG GTGTACAATGCAGTGGGTGCACTGGCCAAAGCCGTCTATGAGAAGATGTTCCTGTGGATGGTCACCCGCATCAACCAGCAGCTGGACACCAAGCAGCCCAGGCAGTACTTCATCGGGGTCTTGGACATCGCTGGCTTTGAGATCTTTGAC TTTAACAGCCTGGAGCAGCTGTGCATCAACTTCACCAACGAGAAACTGCAACAGTTTTTCAACCACCACATGTTCGTGCTGGAGCAGGAGGAGTACAAGAAGGAAGGCATCGAATGGGAGTTCATCGACTTCGGGATGGACCTGGCCGCCTGCATCGAGCTCATCGAGAAG CCACTGGGCATCTTCTCCATCCTGGAAGAGGAGTGCATGTTCCCCAAGGCCACAGACACCTCCTTCAAGAACAAGCTGTATGACCAGCACCTGGGCAAGTCTGCCAACTTCCAGAAGCCCAAGGTGGTCAAGGGCAAAGCCGAGGCCCACTTCTCCCTGATCCACTATGCAGGCACCGTGGACTACAACATTGCCGGCTGGCTGGACAAGAACAAGGACCCCCTGAACGACACAGTGGTTGGGCTGTACCAGAAGTCCTCAATGAAGACTCTGGCCAGTCTCTTTTCCACATATGCTAGTGCTGAAGCTG aCAGCGGTGCAAAGAAAGGTGCTAAGAAGAAGGGCTCTTCTTTCCAGACTGTGTCAGCCCTTTTCAGG gaaaatttaaataaattgatgACCAATCTGAGGAGCACACACCCCCACTTCGTACGGTGTATCATTCCCAATGAAACCAAAACTCCTG GGGCCATGGAGCACGAGCTGGTCCTGCACCAGCTGAGGTGTAACGGTGTGCTGGAGGGCATTCGCATCTGCAGGAAGGGCTTCCCCAGCAGAATCCTTTATGGGGACTTTAAACAAAG ATACAAAGTTTTAAATGCAAGTGCTATTCCAGATGGACAGTTCATTGACAGCAAGAAGGCTTCTGAGAAACTTCTTGCCTCCATTGATATTGATCACACCCAGTACAAGTTTGGACACACAAAG GTTTTCTTCAAAGCTGGCCTGCTGGGTCTTCTGGAAGAAATGAGAGATGAGAAGTTGGCCCAGATTATAACAAGAACTCAAGCTGTCTGTAGGGGATTCCTAATGAGGGTAGAATATCAGAAAATGCTGCAAAGGAG agaagcccttttctgcATCCAGTATAATGTACGAGCCTTCATGAATGTCAAGCACTGGCCTTGGATGAAACTCTTTTTCAAGATCAAGCCCCTCCTCAAGAgtgcagagacagagaaggagatggccacAATGaaggaagagtttcagaaaaccaAGGATGAACTGGCCAAATCAGAGGCCAAAAGGAAagaactggaggaaaaaatggtgactctcttgaaagagaaaaatgacctACAGCTCCAGGTTCAATCT GAAGCTGATGCCTTGGCTGATGCAGAGGAAAGGTGTGAGCAACTGATTAAGAACAAAATCCAGCTGGAGGCTAAGATCAAGGAGGTGACTGAGAGAGCCGAGGATGAGGAAGAGATGAATGCTGAGCTGACGGCCAAAAAGAGGAAACTGGAGGATGAATGTTCAGAACTAAAGAAAGACATAGATGACCTTGAGCTGACACTGGCTAAGGTtgagaaggagaaacatgccacAGAGAACAAG GTTAAAAACCTCACAGAAGAGATGGCCGGCCTGGATGAAGTCATAGCTAAACTGACCAAGGAGAAGAAGGCCCTCCAGGAGGCCCATCAGCAGACCCTGGATGACCTGCAGGCAGAAGAGGACAAAGTCAACACCCTGAACAAAGCGAAAGCCAAGCTAGAGCAGCAAGTGGATGAT CTTGAAGGGTCTCTGGAACAAGAAAAGAAACTTCGAATGGATCTAGAAAGAGCCAAGAGGAAACTGGAGGGTGACCTGAAATTGGCCCAAGAATCCATAGTAGATATAGAAAACGACAAACAGCAACTTGATGAGAAACTTAAAAA aaaagaatttgaaatcagCAATCTGCTAAGCAAAATTGAAGATGAGCAGGCAGTAGAAATTCAACTACAGAAGAAGATCAAAGAGTTGCAG GCCCGCAtcgaggagctggaggaggagatCGAGGCCGAGCGCGCCTCCCGCGCCAAAGCAGAGAAGCAGCGCTCAGACCTCTCCCGGGAACTGGAGGAGATCAGCGAGCGGCTGGAAGAAGCTGGCGGGGCCACTTCCGCCCAGATTGAGATGAACAAGAAGCGCGAGGCCGAGTTCCAGAAGATGCGCCGGGACCTGGAGGAGGCCACGCTGCAGCACGAGGCCACGGCGGCTGCTCTTCGCAAGAAGCACGCGGACAGTGTGGCTGAGCTGGGGGAGCAGATCGACAACCTGCAGAGGGTCAAGCAGAagctggagaaggagaagagcGAGATGAAGATGGAGATCGACGACCTCAGCAGTAACGCAGAGACCATTGCCAAAGCCAAG GGAAACCTTGAAAAGATGTGCCGCACTCTAGAAGATCAAGTGAGTGAACTTAAGACAAAAGAGGAGGAGCAACAGCGGCTGATCAACGACCTGACAGCTCAGAGAGCGCGTCTGCAGACGGAAGCCG GTGAATATTCCCGACAACTGGATGAGAAAGATGCTTTGGTCTCTCAGCTTTCAAGGACCAAGCAAGCATCTACTCAGCAGATTGAGGAACTGAAACGTCAGCTAGAGGAAGAAACTAAA GCCAAGAACGCCCTGGCCCACGCCCTGCAGTCCTCCCGTCACGACTGTGACCTGCTGCGGGAACAGTACGAGGAGGAGCAAGAGGGCAAGGCCGAGCTGCAGAGGGCGCTGTCCAAGGCCAACAGCGAGGTGGCCCAGTGGAGGACCAAGTACGAGACGGACGCCATCCAGCGCACGGAGGAACTGGAGGAGGCCAA GAAGAAGCTGGCCCAGCGTCTGCAGGAAGCCGAGGAACACGTAGAAGCGGTGAATGCCAAATGTGCCTCCCTTGAGAAGACCAAGCAGCGGCTCCAGAATGAGGTTGAGGACCTCATGCTCGACGTGGAGAGGTCCAACGCTGCCTGTGCAGCTCTCGATAAGAAGCAGAGGAACTTTGACAAG GTCCTATCAGAATGGAAACAAAAGTATGAGGAAACTCAGGCTGAGCTTGAGGCCTCCCAGAAAGAGTCCCGCTCTCTCAGCACTGAGCTGTTCAAAGTCAAGAATGCCTATGAGGAGTCCCTGGACCAACTTGAAACcctaaagagagaaaacaagaactTGCAGC AGGAGATTTCTGACCTCACTGAGCAGATTGCTGAGGGAGGGAAGCAAATCCatgaactggaaaaaataaagaagcaagtGGAACAAGAGAAATGTGAGATCCAGGCTGCTTTAGAGGAAGCAGAG GCATCTCTTGAACATGAAGAGGGAAAGATCCTGCGTATCCAGCTGGAGTTGAACCAGGTCAAGTCTGAAGTGGACAGGAAAATTGCTGAAAAAGATGAGGAAATCGAACAGCTGAAGAGGAACCACATTAGAGTTGTGGAGACCATGCAGAGCACATTGGATGCTGAGATCAGGAGCAGGAATGATGCCCTGAGAGTCAAGAAGAAGATGGAGGGAGATCTCAATGAAATGGAGATCCAGCTGAACCATGCCAATCGCTTGGCTGCAGAGAGCTTGAGGAACTACAGGAACACCCAAGGGATCCTGAAG GATACCCAGCTCCACCTAGATGACGCTCTGCGTGGCCAGGAGGACCTGAAGGAGCAGCTGGCGATCGTGGAGCGCAGAGCCAACCTGCTGCAGGCTGAGATTGAGGAGCTGCGGGCCACCCTGGAGCAGACGGAGAGGAGCAGGAAGATCGCAGAGCAGGAGCTCCTGGATGCCAGTGAGCGCGTCCAGCTCCTGCACACCCAG AACACCAGCCTGATCAACACAAAGAAGAAACTGGAGAATGATGTTTCACAACTCCAGAGTGAAGTGGAAGAAGTAATTCAAGAATCACGCAATGCAGAAGAGAAGGCCAAGAAGGCCATCACTGAT GCGGCCATGATGGCCGAGGAGCTGAAGAAGGAGCAGGACACCAGCGCCCACCTGGAGCGGATGAAGAAGAACCTGGAGCAGACGGTGAAGGACCTGCAGCACCGCCTGGACGAGGCTGAGCAGCTGGCCCTGAAGGGCGGGAAGAAGCAGATCCAGAAGCTAGAGGCCAGG GTACGTGAACTTGAAGGAGAGGTTGAAAGTGAGCAGAAACGTAATGCTGAGGCTATTAAAGGTTTACGGAAACATGAGAGAAGAGTAAAGGAGCTCACCTACCAG aCTGAGGAAGACCGCAAGAATGTACTCAGGTTGCAGGACCTGGTAGATAAATTACAAGCGAAGGTGAAATCATACAAGAGACAAGCTGAGGAGGCT GAGGAACAATCCAACACTAATCTCGCCAAACTCCGCAAGCTCCAACACGAGCTGGAGGAGGCCGAGGAACGGGCTGACATTGCCGAGTCTCAGGTCAACAAGCTGCGGGTGAAGAGCCGGGAGATTCACACAAAAGTCAGTGCGGAGTGA